From the genome of Paenibacillus sp., one region includes:
- the nikB gene encoding nickel ABC transporter permease — protein MRRVLQLCIVSFLLSAATFALMKMAPGDPVRAILKPDEFVVTAEAEAELRRSLGLDQPVALQYVRWLGKVVRFDLGVSHVTGRPVAELLLDRLPVTLQLTGGALLVMAAIAFPLGVAAARGSGGFVDHASRLLATLGASIPNFLLGLLLIYAFSFRLGWLPSMGTGTAVHLILPSATLGLAFAAIYARVLRSGLLESLSQDYVRAARARGLSERRIVWRIAMRGALPPVVTLFGMNIGALLGGSVVVEVMFSQPGLGSLAVGSILSRDYPVIQGYVLFTGMGVIAVNAAVDLAYRRIDPRIRLSEEGGPV, from the coding sequence GTGAGACGCGTCTTGCAATTGTGCATCGTTTCTTTTCTGCTGTCGGCCGCGACGTTCGCCTTGATGAAGATGGCGCCGGGCGACCCGGTCAGAGCGATTTTGAAGCCCGACGAATTCGTCGTCACGGCGGAAGCGGAAGCCGAGCTGCGGCGCTCGCTCGGGTTGGATCAGCCGGTCGCGCTCCAGTACGTCCGGTGGCTCGGGAAGGTCGTCCGGTTCGACCTCGGCGTCTCCCATGTAACGGGCAGGCCGGTCGCCGAGCTGCTGCTCGACCGACTGCCCGTTACGCTGCAGCTGACAGGGGGCGCGCTGCTCGTTATGGCGGCGATCGCCTTCCCGCTCGGCGTCGCGGCGGCGCGCGGTTCCGGGGGCTTCGTCGATCATGCGAGCCGGCTGCTGGCGACGCTGGGCGCGTCGATCCCGAATTTTTTGCTGGGGCTGCTGCTCATCTACGCGTTCTCCTTCCGATTAGGCTGGCTGCCCTCCATGGGAACCGGCACCGCCGTGCATCTGATTTTGCCCTCGGCGACGCTCGGTCTCGCCTTCGCGGCGATCTACGCGCGGGTGCTTCGTTCGGGGCTGCTGGAAAGCCTGTCTCAGGATTACGTGCGGGCGGCTCGGGCGAGAGGGCTGAGCGAGCGCCGCATCGTCTGGCGCATCGCGATGCGCGGCGCGCTGCCGCCCGTCGTCACGCTGTTCGGGATGAACATCGGCGCGCTGCTGGGCGGTTCCGTCGTCGTCGAGGTCATGTTTTCGCAGCCGGGCCTCGGCAGTTTGGCGGTAGGTTCGATTTTAAGCCGGGACTACCCGGTCATCCAAGGGTATGTTCTGTTCACGGGGATGGGCGTCATCGCCGTGAACGCGGCGGTCGATTTGGCGTACCGGCGGATCGATCCGCGCATCCGGTTGTCCGAGGAGGGGGGGCCCGTATGA
- the nikC gene encoding nickel transporter permease — protein sequence MNAMRRPLTLAGVILLGFVLLASVFGPHLTGNDPVTVNMAERLQPPSLQYPLGTDAMGRCLFTRLAVGGQYTLGITAAVVAAIVLLGIPLGLFSGYKGGRIDAIVMRAVDGITALPEFILAIAAAGFLGASLGHVVIAIVAVKWTGYARIARSVALAERDKEYVLAARVAGSGPVKIVFRHLAPHIVPPLLVLAAVDVGKVMLSIAALSYLGLGAQPPMPEWGAMLNEGRTYFQSVPALMLLPGAAIMLAAAACNLIGDGLRDTLDVQRT from the coding sequence ATGAACGCCATGCGCCGTCCGCTTACGCTCGCCGGCGTCATCCTGCTCGGCTTCGTTCTGCTCGCCAGCGTATTCGGCCCGCACCTCACCGGCAACGACCCGGTGACCGTCAACATGGCGGAGCGGCTGCAGCCGCCGAGCCTTCAATATCCGCTCGGGACGGACGCGATGGGCCGCTGTCTGTTCACGAGGCTGGCCGTCGGCGGGCAGTATACGCTCGGCATCACGGCGGCGGTCGTCGCCGCGATCGTGCTGCTCGGCATTCCGCTCGGGCTCTTCTCGGGGTACAAAGGCGGCCGAATCGACGCCATCGTCATGCGGGCGGTCGACGGGATTACCGCGCTGCCGGAATTTATTTTGGCGATCGCGGCGGCGGGCTTTCTCGGAGCGAGCCTCGGGCATGTGGTCATCGCCATCGTCGCCGTGAAGTGGACCGGTTACGCGAGAATCGCCCGCAGCGTCGCCCTTGCGGAGAGAGACAAGGAGTACGTTCTCGCCGCACGCGTCGCGGGCAGCGGACCCGTAAAGATCGTGTTCCGACATTTGGCGCCGCACATCGTTCCGCCGCTGCTCGTGCTGGCTGCGGTCGACGTCGGCAAAGTGATGCTGTCCATCGCGGCGCTGTCGTATCTCGGACTTGGGGCGCAGCCGCCGATGCCGGAATGGGGAGCGATGCTGAACGAAGGAAGAACGTATTTCCAATCCGTGCCGGCCTTGATGCTTCTGCCGGGAGCCGCGATCATGCTCGCGGCGGCGGCGTGCAATTTGATCGGCGACGGGCTGCGGGATACGCTCGACGTCCAGCGGACGTAA
- a CDS encoding ABC transporter ATP-binding protein: MLTAAGQEHAPALRIRGLRIAAKARSRGGGACKPVVRHLDLDIRAGEMVALVGESGSGKSVTASAIAGLLPNALSVEAGSVQVRGKEVTAMGEKELRGLRGSEVGYVFQNYQGSFSPFAAVGAQMAEAYRLRRQCSRRESRDAAMAWLERVQLPADRAFRSYPFQLSGGQLQRASLAAALLLGPPLIVADEPTTALDAVTGEHILELLERLRRETGCAVLLISHDLSHVFRYADRTTVMYGGAVLESGPTADVRRRPLHPYTKLLLEAKPPLAGARPAWLPVIPGEPGAVAPRGCPFALRCERRSEACDAPPPLSATSGGHAAACHHPAWEGGDGDGAAAADRADFEVVYA, from the coding sequence ATGTTGACTGCAGCCGGACAGGAGCACGCGCCGGCGCTGCGCATCCGCGGGCTTCGCATCGCCGCGAAGGCGCGCAGCCGCGGGGGCGGCGCCTGCAAGCCCGTCGTTAGGCATCTTGATCTCGACATCCGCGCGGGGGAGATGGTCGCCCTCGTCGGGGAAAGCGGCAGCGGGAAAAGCGTGACGGCGTCCGCGATCGCCGGTCTGCTGCCGAACGCGCTGTCCGTCGAGGCGGGCAGCGTGCAGGTGCGGGGCAAAGAGGTGACTGCGATGGGCGAGAAGGAGCTGCGCGGGCTTCGAGGATCGGAAGTCGGATACGTCTTCCAGAATTACCAAGGGAGCTTCTCGCCGTTCGCTGCCGTCGGGGCGCAGATGGCGGAGGCGTACCGCCTTCGCCGGCAGTGCAGCCGCCGCGAATCGCGCGATGCCGCGATGGCGTGGCTGGAACGAGTACAACTCCCCGCGGATCGCGCGTTTCGAAGCTACCCGTTCCAGCTGAGCGGCGGGCAGCTGCAGCGGGCCTCTTTGGCCGCCGCGCTCCTGCTCGGGCCGCCGCTGATCGTGGCGGACGAACCGACGACCGCGCTCGACGCGGTGACGGGCGAGCATATCCTCGAGCTGCTTGAGCGGCTGCGGCGCGAGACCGGGTGCGCGGTGCTGTTGATTTCCCATGACCTCAGCCATGTGTTCCGTTACGCGGACCGAACGACGGTCATGTATGGCGGCGCCGTGCTGGAATCGGGGCCGACGGCCGACGTTCGCCGGCGGCCGCTGCACCCTTATACGAAACTGCTGCTCGAGGCGAAGCCGCCGCTCGCGGGCGCGCGTCCGGCATGGCTGCCGGTCATTCCCGGCGAGCCGGGCGCCGTCGCCCCGCGGGGCTGCCCGTTCGCGCTCCGATGCGAGCGTCGTTCCGAAGCGTGCGACGCGCCGCCGCCGCTCTCGGCGACTTCGGGCGGCCATGCCGCCGCCTGCCATCATCCCGCCTGGGAAGGAGGGGACGGCGATGGAGCCGCTGCTGCGGATCGAGCGGATTTCGA